One genomic region from Burkholderia latens encodes:
- the cyoA gene encoding ubiquinol oxidase subunit II → MNRKASKGWTALISIGAALSLSGCNLDVLNPKGSVGAAEKALIATSTWAMLIVVVPVILLTLWFAWRYRASNRNATYAPNWSHSTAIEVVIWTVPTLIILFLGVLTWKTTHELDPYKPLESSVKPIDVEVVALDWKWLFIYPELGIASVNQLAIPVGTPVNFRITSDSVMNSFFIPQLGGQVYAMAGMQTRLHLIADEAGDYAGTSANFSGRGFSDMKFRTLAEPREQFDAWVQKVKASPERLDATAYGTVAQPSEKAPVRYFSSVDPRLFHNIIAKYNDGHVLDLKDAACGTKG, encoded by the coding sequence ATGAATAGAAAAGCTTCAAAAGGCTGGACGGCGCTGATATCGATCGGCGCGGCATTGAGCCTGTCAGGCTGTAATTTAGATGTACTAAATCCGAAAGGAAGCGTGGGCGCTGCCGAGAAGGCGCTGATCGCGACGTCGACTTGGGCGATGCTGATCGTCGTCGTGCCGGTGATCCTGCTCACGCTGTGGTTCGCGTGGCGTTACCGCGCATCGAACCGCAACGCCACGTATGCACCTAACTGGTCGCACTCGACCGCGATCGAGGTCGTGATCTGGACGGTGCCGACGCTGATCATTCTGTTTCTCGGCGTGCTCACGTGGAAAACCACGCACGAGCTCGATCCGTACAAGCCGCTTGAGTCGTCGGTGAAGCCGATCGACGTCGAGGTCGTCGCGCTCGACTGGAAATGGCTGTTCATCTATCCGGAACTCGGCATCGCGTCGGTGAACCAGCTTGCGATTCCGGTCGGCACGCCGGTTAATTTCCGTATCACGTCGGATTCGGTGATGAACTCGTTCTTCATTCCGCAGCTAGGCGGCCAGGTCTACGCGATGGCCGGCATGCAGACGCGCCTGCACCTGATCGCCGACGAAGCCGGCGACTACGCAGGCACGTCCGCCAACTTCAGCGGGCGCGGCTTCTCCGACATGAAGTTCCGCACGCTCGCCGAGCCGCGCGAGCAATTCGACGCGTGGGTGCAGAAAGTGAAGGCATCGCCCGAGCGGCTCGACGCAACTGCGTACGGCACCGTCGCGCAGCCAAGCGAGAAGGCGCCCGTACGCTACTTCTCGTCGGTCGATCCGCGGCTCTTCCACAACATCATCGCGAAATACAACGATGGCCACGTCCTCGACCTGAAGGACGCCGCCTGCGGCACGAAGGGGTAA
- the cyoB gene encoding cytochrome o ubiquinol oxidase subunit I: protein MFGKLTLSAIPFDQPIIMGAGAFMGLVVLGILAALTITGRWKWLWTEWLTTVDHKKLGVMYIIVAMIMLLRGFADAIMMRMQLALAYNAPGYLPPHHYDQIFTAHGVIMIFFMAMVFMVGLMNLVVPLQIGARDVAFPFINSLSFWMTAVSAILINVSLVIGEFAQTGWLAYPPLSELQFSPGVGVDYYLWALQISGVGTLLTGVNFFVTIIKMRAPGMTLMKMPVFTWTALCTNVLIMASFPILTATLALLGLDRYLGMHFFTNEAGGNAMLYLNLIWAWGHPEVYILILPAFGIFSEVIATFAKKPLFGYKTMVYATCAIMVLSFLVWLHHFFTMGSGANVNAFFGIMTMIIAIPTGVKVFNWLFTMYRGRIQFTTPVLWTIGFMVTFTLGGMTGVMMAIPGADFVLHNSLFLIAHFHNVIIGGVLFGYLAGFNYWFPKAFGFKLNEKLGKAAFWFWQVGFYVAFVPLYVLGFMGMTRRLNHYDNPAWHPWLLVAAFGAVLIAIGIACQLLQLVVSIRNRNLPAYRDTTGDPWGGRTLEWATSSPPADYNFAVIPQVRALDAYADMKARGDGRPDPAAIRDIHMPSNTCAGLVVAVFSLVLGFALVWHIWWMAIGGLAGIVATLVIYSSRDNDGYYIPATKVRKIEEKQPAARVATRVDDVELEAN, encoded by the coding sequence ATGTTCGGCAAACTCACACTTTCGGCGATCCCGTTCGATCAGCCCATCATCATGGGGGCGGGCGCCTTCATGGGGCTGGTCGTGCTGGGCATACTCGCCGCACTGACGATCACCGGCCGCTGGAAGTGGCTGTGGACGGAATGGCTGACGACGGTCGACCACAAGAAACTCGGCGTGATGTACATCATCGTCGCGATGATCATGCTGCTGCGCGGCTTCGCCGACGCGATCATGATGCGCATGCAGCTCGCGCTCGCGTACAACGCGCCCGGCTATCTGCCGCCGCACCACTATGACCAGATCTTCACGGCACACGGCGTGATCATGATCTTCTTCATGGCGATGGTGTTCATGGTCGGCCTGATGAACCTGGTCGTGCCGCTGCAGATCGGCGCGCGCGACGTCGCGTTCCCGTTCATCAACTCGCTGTCGTTCTGGATGACGGCGGTCAGCGCGATCCTGATCAACGTGTCGCTCGTGATCGGCGAATTCGCGCAGACCGGCTGGCTCGCGTATCCGCCGCTGTCGGAGCTGCAGTTCAGCCCGGGGGTAGGGGTCGACTACTACCTGTGGGCGTTGCAGATCTCGGGCGTCGGCACGCTGCTGACGGGCGTGAACTTCTTCGTGACGATCATCAAGATGCGCGCGCCCGGCATGACGCTGATGAAGATGCCGGTGTTCACGTGGACGGCGCTTTGCACGAACGTGCTGATCATGGCGTCGTTCCCGATCCTGACTGCGACGCTCGCGCTGCTCGGCCTCGACCGTTACCTCGGCATGCACTTCTTCACGAACGAAGCCGGCGGCAACGCGATGCTGTATCTGAACCTGATCTGGGCGTGGGGCCATCCGGAGGTGTACATCCTGATCCTGCCAGCGTTCGGGATCTTCTCGGAAGTCATTGCGACGTTCGCGAAGAAGCCGCTGTTCGGCTACAAGACGATGGTGTACGCGACCTGCGCGATCATGGTGCTGTCGTTCCTCGTGTGGCTGCATCACTTCTTCACGATGGGCTCGGGTGCGAACGTGAACGCGTTCTTCGGGATCATGACGATGATCATTGCGATCCCGACCGGCGTGAAGGTGTTCAACTGGCTGTTCACGATGTATCGTGGCCGGATCCAGTTCACGACGCCCGTGCTGTGGACGATCGGCTTCATGGTCACATTCACGCTCGGCGGCATGACGGGCGTGATGATGGCGATCCCGGGCGCGGACTTCGTGCTGCACAACAGCCTGTTCCTGATCGCGCACTTCCACAACGTGATCATCGGCGGCGTGCTGTTCGGTTATCTCGCTGGCTTCAATTACTGGTTTCCGAAAGCGTTCGGCTTCAAGCTGAACGAGAAGCTCGGCAAGGCGGCGTTTTGGTTCTGGCAGGTCGGCTTCTACGTCGCGTTCGTGCCGCTCTACGTGCTCGGCTTCATGGGCATGACGCGTCGCCTGAACCACTACGACAACCCGGCGTGGCATCCGTGGCTGCTCGTCGCCGCGTTCGGCGCGGTGCTGATCGCGATCGGCATTGCGTGCCAGCTGTTGCAACTGGTGGTCAGCATTCGCAACCGCAACCTGCCGGCCTATCGCGATACCACGGGCGATCCGTGGGGCGGCCGCACGCTGGAATGGGCGACGTCGTCGCCGCCGGCTGACTACAACTTCGCGGTGATTCCGCAGGTGCGCGCGCTCGATGCGTACGCGGACATGAAGGCGCGCGGCGACGGCCGCCCCGACCCGGCAGCGATCCGCGACATCCACATGCCGTCGAACACGTGTGCCGGTCTCGTCGTCGCGGTCTTCAGCCTGGTGCTCGGCTTCGCGCTGGTGTGGCACATCTGGTGGATGGCGATCGGCGGGCTGGCGGGTATCGTCGCGACGCTCGTGATCTACAGCTCGCGTGACAACGACGGCTACTACATCCCTGCGACGAAGGTGCGCAAGATCGAAGAGAAGCAACCGGCGGCGCGCGTGGCCACGCGCGTCGACGACGTGGAACTGGAGGCCAACTGA
- the tilS gene encoding tRNA lysidine(34) synthetase TilS: MIPPTQLSADRVVLDAIGVALSDMPSDAQIAIAYSGGLDSTVLLDAAVRVAGAERCIALHVHHGLSANADAWVAHAQATAERLGVAFESERVDVPHDSGLGVEATARKRRYAALDAMCERRGVAALWIAQHADDQAETVLLQLLRGAGIAGLAAMAPRYRPDGASVERVRPLLRLLRAQLERYAVQRGLAWIDDESNGDTRYARNALRIDVLPTLAAHFPGFRDALGRAAQHAAAAQRLLDDLAELDFAGAARDEGRALSRDALVAFDDTRGANLLRFWMRRLGLPGASAARLANMMRQLRAAHDAHALRVDHAGQCLRLYRDMVYWEAGDSADPADDGTGTPHPESSLAWDGQEVWHVPAWRGTFVFAPADADSAGAVPEALLRSAALVARARAGGERLRTSPGGPGRTLKNLFQERGVPAWQRDVPLLFAGDRLVYVPQLGVNHVDGLTGNVLSGDARWRRIEWRPDVLIA; encoded by the coding sequence GTGATCCCTCCGACCCAACTCAGCGCCGATCGCGTCGTCCTCGACGCGATCGGCGTTGCGCTTTCCGACATGCCGTCAGATGCTCAGATCGCGATTGCGTACAGCGGCGGCCTCGACTCGACGGTACTGCTCGACGCGGCCGTGCGCGTCGCGGGCGCAGAACGTTGCATCGCGCTGCACGTGCATCACGGACTTAGCGCGAACGCCGACGCCTGGGTCGCGCATGCGCAGGCGACGGCCGAACGGCTTGGCGTCGCGTTCGAATCCGAGCGTGTCGACGTGCCGCACGACAGCGGCCTCGGCGTCGAGGCGACCGCACGCAAGCGCCGATATGCTGCGCTCGATGCGATGTGCGAGCGTCGCGGCGTGGCGGCGCTCTGGATCGCGCAGCATGCGGACGATCAGGCCGAGACCGTGCTGCTGCAATTGTTGCGCGGCGCGGGGATTGCCGGTCTGGCCGCGATGGCGCCGCGCTATCGTCCGGATGGTGCAAGCGTCGAGCGCGTGCGGCCGCTGTTGCGATTGTTGCGTGCGCAACTGGAACGCTACGCGGTTCAGCGCGGGCTCGCCTGGATCGACGATGAATCGAACGGCGACACGCGCTATGCGCGCAACGCGTTGCGCATCGACGTGCTGCCGACGCTGGCTGCGCACTTTCCGGGCTTTCGCGATGCGCTCGGTCGCGCGGCCCAGCACGCGGCTGCCGCGCAGCGGCTGCTCGACGATCTGGCCGAACTGGATTTCGCCGGCGCCGCGCGCGACGAAGGTCGTGCGCTGTCGCGCGATGCACTCGTGGCGTTCGACGACACGCGCGGTGCGAACCTGTTGCGTTTCTGGATGCGCCGGCTCGGGTTGCCGGGCGCGTCGGCAGCGCGGCTCGCGAACATGATGCGGCAACTGCGCGCCGCGCACGACGCGCATGCGCTGCGCGTCGACCACGCGGGGCAGTGCCTGCGGCTCTATCGCGACATGGTTTACTGGGAAGCCGGCGACAGCGCCGATCCGGCCGACGACGGTACCGGCACGCCGCATCCAGAGTCCTCGTTGGCGTGGGATGGCCAGGAAGTCTGGCACGTGCCGGCATGGCGCGGCACGTTCGTGTTTGCGCCGGCCGACGCGGACAGCGCCGGCGCGGTGCCGGAGGCGCTGTTGCGCAGCGCCGCGCTCGTCGCACGCGCCCGTGCGGGCGGCGAGCGGCTGCGGACGTCGCCCGGCGGGCCCGGGCGCACATTGAAGAACCTGTTCCAGGAGCGCGGCGTGCCGGCATGGCAACGCGACGTGCCGCTGCTGTTCGCGGGCGACCGGCTCGTGTACGTGCCGCAGCTCGGCGTGAATCATGTCGATGGGCTCACCGGCAACGTGCTTTCCGGCGACGCCCGGTGGCGCCGGATCGAATGGCGTCCCGACGTGCTGATCGCGTAG
- a CDS encoding acetyl-CoA carboxylase carboxyltransferase subunit alpha, which produces MKTTFLDFEQPIAELEAKIEELRFVQDDSAVDISEEIERLSKKSQQLTKDLYANLSPWQVSQIARHPQRPYTLDYVAELFTDFHELHGDRAFADDLSIVGGLARFGGHPCMVIGHQKGRDTKERAARNFGMPRPEGYRKAERLMRLAEKFGLPIFTFVDTPGAYPGIGAEERGQSEAIGRNLYVMAELKTPIITTVIGEGGSGGALAIAVADTVMMLQFSTYSVISPEGCASILWKSAAKAPEAAEALGLTAHRLKALGLIDKIVNEPLGGAHRDPKGMAALLRRALADSLRQFQGMSIDALRERRFERLMAYGKFKETTPGA; this is translated from the coding sequence ATGAAGACCACGTTTCTGGATTTCGAACAGCCGATCGCCGAACTCGAGGCCAAGATCGAAGAGCTGCGATTCGTGCAGGACGACTCGGCTGTCGATATTTCGGAAGAAATCGAGCGGCTGTCGAAGAAGAGCCAGCAACTGACGAAGGATCTGTACGCGAACCTGTCGCCGTGGCAGGTCTCGCAGATCGCCCGGCATCCGCAGCGTCCGTACACGCTCGATTACGTCGCGGAACTGTTTACCGATTTCCACGAACTGCATGGCGACCGCGCGTTCGCGGACGATCTGTCGATCGTCGGCGGTCTCGCGCGCTTCGGCGGCCATCCGTGCATGGTGATCGGCCACCAGAAGGGCCGCGACACCAAGGAACGCGCGGCGCGCAACTTCGGGATGCCGCGCCCGGAAGGCTATCGCAAGGCCGAGCGCCTGATGCGCCTCGCCGAGAAGTTTGGTCTGCCGATCTTCACGTTCGTCGACACGCCGGGCGCCTATCCGGGCATCGGTGCGGAAGAGCGCGGCCAGTCGGAAGCGATCGGCCGCAATCTGTACGTGATGGCGGAGCTGAAGACGCCGATCATCACGACGGTGATCGGCGAGGGCGGTTCGGGCGGCGCGCTCGCGATCGCGGTGGCCGATACGGTGATGATGCTGCAGTTTTCGACCTACTCGGTGATCTCGCCGGAAGGTTGCGCGTCGATTCTGTGGAAGAGCGCCGCAAAGGCGCCCGAGGCTGCCGAAGCACTCGGCCTCACCGCCCATCGCCTGAAGGCGCTCGGGCTGATCGACAAGATCGTCAACGAACCGCTCGGCGGCGCGCATCGCGATCCGAAGGGCATGGCTGCGCTGCTGCGCCGCGCGCTTGCGGATTCGCTGCGCCAGTTCCAGGGCATGAGCATCGATGCGCTGCGCGAGCGTCGCTTCGAGCGCCTGATGGCCTACGGCAAGTTCAAGGAAACCACGCCCGGCGCGTGA
- a CDS encoding complex I subunit 4 family protein, producing MQDFPFLSLAIWAPILFGACLLRAGSDRHPNRTRLIALVGALAGLAAVVPLVAGFDSHSAAMQFVETRDWLAAFNAGWRVGIDGASLWLVVLTAFTTLVVVIASWESVTVRVAQYYASFLILSGLMVGVFVAQDGLLFFIFFEATLIPLYLLIGTWGREHRVYAAVKFFFISFAGSLLLLMAMLYLFAKSHTFDMNAWRTLQLGFAPQLLVFLGFFAAFAVKVPMWPVHTWLRDVYTDGPTGAALMLAMLKLGGYGFLRFALPITPDASHFFAPAVIALSLFAIVYASLIALAQTDLGKLLAYSTVAHMGIVTLGLFLFNRIGVEGAIVQLVSYGFVAGAMLLCVSVLVDRTKQREIAAYGGVAGVMPRFAMFSVLFAMANVGLPGTSGFVGEFMVIMGAIRVNFWIGAIAALTLILSASYTLWMIKRVVFGKVASAHVAKLADLSRREIVMFASLALIVLMVGVDPKPFTDAIDPTVGRLIQDASHSKLPADDGGAPAQPAYMASAHG from the coding sequence ATGCAAGACTTTCCCTTTCTGAGCCTGGCGATCTGGGCTCCGATCCTGTTCGGCGCGTGCCTGCTGCGCGCCGGTTCCGACCGTCATCCGAATCGCACGAGACTGATCGCGCTCGTCGGCGCGCTGGCGGGGTTGGCCGCCGTCGTGCCGCTCGTGGCCGGCTTCGATTCGCACTCGGCCGCGATGCAGTTCGTGGAAACGCGCGACTGGCTGGCCGCGTTCAATGCCGGCTGGCGTGTCGGGATCGACGGCGCGTCGCTGTGGCTCGTCGTGCTGACTGCCTTCACGACGCTGGTCGTCGTGATCGCGTCGTGGGAATCGGTGACAGTGCGCGTCGCGCAGTACTACGCGTCGTTCCTGATCCTGTCGGGGCTGATGGTCGGCGTGTTCGTCGCACAGGACGGGCTGCTGTTCTTCATCTTCTTCGAGGCGACGCTGATCCCGCTGTACCTGCTGATCGGCACATGGGGCAGGGAGCATCGCGTGTACGCGGCCGTGAAGTTCTTTTTCATCTCGTTCGCGGGTTCGCTGCTGCTGTTGATGGCGATGCTGTACCTGTTCGCGAAGTCGCATACGTTCGACATGAACGCATGGCGCACGCTGCAGCTGGGCTTCGCGCCGCAGTTGCTGGTGTTCTTGGGCTTCTTTGCAGCGTTTGCGGTGAAGGTGCCGATGTGGCCCGTCCACACGTGGCTGCGCGACGTGTACACGGACGGCCCGACCGGCGCTGCGCTGATGCTCGCGATGCTCAAGCTCGGCGGCTATGGCTTCCTGCGCTTTGCACTGCCGATCACACCGGACGCGAGTCACTTCTTCGCGCCGGCCGTGATCGCGCTGTCGCTGTTCGCGATCGTCTATGCGAGCCTGATCGCGCTCGCGCAGACCGACCTCGGCAAGCTGCTCGCGTATTCGACGGTCGCACACATGGGGATCGTCACGCTCGGGCTGTTCCTGTTCAACCGGATCGGCGTCGAGGGCGCGATCGTGCAGCTCGTGTCGTACGGTTTCGTCGCCGGTGCGATGCTGTTGTGCGTGAGCGTGCTGGTCGATCGCACGAAGCAGCGCGAGATTGCCGCATACGGTGGTGTGGCGGGGGTGATGCCGCGCTTCGCGATGTTCTCGGTGCTGTTCGCGATGGCCAACGTCGGCCTGCCGGGCACGTCCGGTTTCGTCGGCGAGTTCATGGTCATCATGGGCGCGATTCGCGTGAACTTCTGGATTGGCGCGATTGCGGCGCTCACGCTGATCCTCAGCGCGTCGTACACGCTGTGGATGATCAAGCGCGTCGTGTTCGGCAAGGTCGCGAGCGCGCATGTTGCGAAGCTCGCCGATCTCAGCCGCCGCGAGATCGTGATGTTTGCGTCGCTCGCACTGATCGTGCTGATGGTCGGCGTCGATCCGAAGCCGTTTACCGACGCGATCGATCCCACGGTCGGCCGGTTGATTCAGGATGCCAGCCATTCGAAGTTGCCGGCCGACGACGGCGGCGCGCCCGCGCAACCCGCATACATGGCATCGGCGCACGGCTGA
- a CDS encoding DNA-3-methyladenine glycosylase family protein translates to MATARKAPVRRATPLAARPAAKRSPTAKADAARAMPNGAMNGHAKPARAKGADAAQPEVAMAAADPARKSRASDPAADAADGIVRPAYWDKACADLVKRDRILKKLIPKFGPAHLVKRGDPFVTLARSVVGQQISVPSAQALWARIEDACPKLAPQPVIRLGADKLIGCGLSKRKTEYILDLAQHFVSGALHVDKWTSMDDEDVIAELTQIRGISRWTAEMFLIFNLSRPDVLPLDDPGLIRAISVNYFSGEPVTRSEAREVAANWEPWRTVATWYMWRSLDVPDTDAD, encoded by the coding sequence ATGGCAACGGCCAGAAAAGCGCCGGTCAGGCGTGCGACTCCGCTCGCCGCGCGTCCGGCAGCCAAGCGCTCGCCAACGGCAAAGGCGGACGCTGCGCGCGCCATGCCGAACGGCGCGATGAACGGTCATGCGAAGCCCGCCCGCGCGAAGGGCGCGGATGCGGCGCAGCCGGAGGTCGCGATGGCGGCTGCGGACCCGGCGCGCAAGTCGCGCGCATCCGATCCGGCAGCCGACGCCGCGGATGGTATCGTGCGTCCCGCATATTGGGACAAGGCGTGCGCAGATCTCGTCAAGCGCGACCGGATCCTGAAGAAGCTGATCCCGAAGTTCGGCCCGGCGCATCTGGTGAAGCGCGGTGATCCGTTCGTTACACTCGCGCGCTCGGTCGTCGGGCAGCAGATTTCGGTGCCGTCCGCACAGGCGCTGTGGGCGCGCATCGAGGATGCGTGTCCGAAGCTCGCGCCGCAGCCGGTGATCCGGCTCGGTGCGGACAAACTGATCGGATGCGGGCTGTCGAAGCGCAAGACGGAATACATTCTCGACCTTGCGCAGCACTTCGTGTCCGGTGCACTGCACGTCGACAAATGGACGTCGATGGACGACGAGGATGTGATCGCGGAACTTACGCAGATCCGCGGCATCAGCCGCTGGACGGCCGAGATGTTCCTGATCTTCAACCTGTCGCGACCGGACGTCCTGCCGCTCGACGATCCGGGCCTGATCCGCGCGATCAGCGTCAATTACTTTAGCGGGGAGCCCGTCACACGCAGCGAGGCCCGCGAAGTGGCCGCCAACTGGGAGCCGTGGCGCACTGTCGCGACCTGGTATATGTGGCGCAGTCTCGACGTGCCCGACACTGACGCAGACTGA
- the cyoC gene encoding cytochrome o ubiquinol oxidase subunit III, translated as MLQKTLSATLVEHDDHPPSHSVFGFWLYLMTDCVIFAALFATFAVLGNQYAGGPTAKDLFDIPGVAVETAALLLSSITYGFAMLAAYKQRRGALLAWLAVTFVLGAAFLAMELREFSHLIAQGAGPQRSAFLSAFFTLVGTHGLHVTAGLLWMIVLAGQIVLRGGDLTDRDLRRLTCLSLFWHFLDIVWICVFSFVYLASVI; from the coding sequence ATGTTGCAGAAAACCTTGAGCGCGACCCTGGTCGAGCACGACGACCATCCTCCGTCGCATTCGGTGTTCGGCTTCTGGCTGTACCTGATGACCGACTGCGTGATCTTCGCGGCGTTGTTCGCGACGTTCGCGGTGCTCGGCAACCAGTACGCGGGCGGCCCGACCGCGAAGGACCTGTTCGACATTCCGGGCGTCGCGGTCGAAACCGCCGCGCTGCTGCTGTCGAGCATCACGTACGGCTTTGCGATGCTGGCCGCGTACAAGCAGCGTCGCGGCGCGCTGCTTGCGTGGCTCGCGGTGACGTTCGTGCTCGGCGCGGCGTTTCTTGCAATGGAGCTGCGCGAGTTCTCGCACCTGATCGCGCAAGGCGCGGGCCCGCAGCGCAGCGCGTTTCTGTCAGCGTTCTTCACGCTGGTCGGCACGCACGGGCTGCACGTAACCGCAGGCCTCCTGTGGATGATCGTGCTGGCCGGGCAGATCGTGTTGCGCGGCGGCGATCTGACCGACCGCGACCTGCGGCGTCTGACGTGCCTGAGTCTCTTCTGGCACTTCCTCGACATCGTGTGGATCTGCGTGTTTTCCTTCGTCTACCTCGCGAGCGTGATCTAA
- a CDS encoding aspartate kinase, which produces MALIVHKYGGTSMGSVERIKNVAKRVAKWHQAGHQMVVVPSAMSGETNRLLGLAKEISSQPSPRELDMIASTGEQVSVGLLSIALQEIGVEAVSYAGWQVPIKTDSAFTKARIHSIDDERVKADLNAGKVVIITGFQGVDPDGHITTLGRGGSDTSAVAVAAALDAEECLIYTDVDGVYTTDPRVVEEARRLDRVTFEEMLEMASLGSKVLQIRSVEFAGKYQVKTRVLSSLTDPLIALDEEMRSGTLITFEEDETMEKAVISGIAFQRDEARIAVMGVPDKPGIAYQILGPVADANVDVDMIIQNQSVEGKTDFTFTVGRGDYQKAMDILTNQVQGHVSAERVQGDPKVSKVSVVGVGMRSHVGVASKMFRTLSEEGINIQMISTSEIKISVLIDEKYMELAVRALHKAFELDQAA; this is translated from the coding sequence ATGGCACTCATCGTACACAAATACGGCGGCACTTCGATGGGCTCGGTCGAGCGCATCAAGAACGTCGCGAAACGCGTCGCAAAATGGCATCAGGCCGGGCACCAGATGGTGGTCGTGCCGTCCGCGATGTCCGGCGAAACCAACCGCCTGCTCGGTCTCGCGAAAGAGATTTCGAGCCAGCCGAGCCCGCGTGAGCTCGACATGATCGCGTCGACCGGCGAGCAGGTCAGCGTCGGCCTGCTGTCGATCGCGCTGCAGGAAATCGGCGTCGAGGCCGTGAGCTATGCCGGCTGGCAAGTGCCGATCAAGACGGACAGCGCATTCACGAAGGCGCGCATCCACTCGATCGACGACGAGCGCGTGAAGGCCGATCTGAACGCCGGCAAGGTCGTGATCATCACGGGCTTTCAGGGCGTCGATCCGGACGGCCACATCACGACGCTGGGCCGTGGCGGCTCGGATACCTCCGCGGTGGCGGTGGCGGCCGCGCTGGATGCCGAAGAGTGCCTGATCTACACGGACGTCGACGGCGTCTACACGACCGATCCGCGCGTGGTCGAAGAGGCGCGACGCCTCGATCGCGTGACGTTCGAGGAAATGCTGGAAATGGCAAGCCTCGGCTCGAAGGTCCTGCAGATCCGCTCGGTCGAATTCGCCGGCAAATACCAGGTGAAGACGCGTGTGCTGTCGAGCCTGACCGATCCGCTGATTGCGCTCGACGAAGAAATGCGCTCGGGCACCCTGATTACTTTTGAAGAAGACGAGACCATGGAAAAGGCAGTCATTTCCGGCATCGCGTTCCAGCGCGACGAAGCACGCATTGCGGTGATGGGTGTGCCCGACAAGCCGGGCATCGCGTATCAGATCCTCGGCCCGGTCGCCGATGCGAACGTCGACGTCGACATGATCATCCAGAACCAGAGCGTCGAAGGGAAGACGGACTTCACGTTCACGGTCGGGCGCGGCGACTACCAGAAGGCAATGGACATCCTCACGAACCAGGTGCAGGGCCATGTGAGCGCCGAGCGCGTGCAGGGCGACCCGAAGGTGTCGAAGGTGTCGGTCGTCGGCGTCGGCATGCGCTCGCACGTCGGTGTCGCGAGCAAGATGTTCCGTACGCTGTCGGAAGAGGGCATCAACATCCAGATGATCTCGACGTCCGAAATCAAGATTTCGGTGCTGATCGACGAGAAATACATGGAACTGGCCGTCCGCGCGTTGCACAAGGCATTCGAACTCGACCAGGCCGCGTGA